A region of the Miscanthus floridulus cultivar M001 unplaced genomic scaffold, ASM1932011v1 fs_341_1_2, whole genome shotgun sequence genome:
GCTGCGGCGAATGCCATTGAATATCTGCAACAACAACAGTTACAACAGTTCTGCCAGCGCTCAGGCAACTAGCCGTGGCGAACCCTGCCGCCTACTTGCTACGGCAACTGCTGCTTCCATTCAACCAACTAGCTGTGGCGAACGCCGCTGCATACCTGCAACAGCAGCAGCCGCTTCCGATTACCCAGTCGGCTGTTGCAACCGCCGCTGCCTACCACCAGCAACAACAGCTGCTCCCAGTTAACCCATTGGCACTGGCTAACCCGTTGGCTGCCGCCTTCCTGCAGCAGCAACAATTGCTGCCATTCAACCAGATGTCTTTGATTAACCCTGCCTTGTCGTGGCAGCAACCCAACGTTGGAGGTGCCATCTTCTAGAATACAAATGAGTTGTACTTGATAACAATGTTCTTGTGTCGGCGTGTGCAACTTCCCAGAAATAATCAATACATTGATTGAGATTTATCTGAGTCTATTCCTTAATTTTTTTCTCTGTATAATCAATTGAAAAATATCAAATCATAACTACAGCCACGTGCTTGATTAATACGTAGAGAATACCACATTACATCATCAATATCAAGATGTGCCAGCCTGACCTCTTGAACGTTCTCATTTGGCTGTGTGCGTGGGTGTTTGTGACATAGATGTGACTGTACGTGCGTGTAGTTGAGTACTTGCATCTATGGTATGTTGTTTTAAGAAAGTCATGGGCACATATGCTTTGACCATTGTCTTTCAAGTCAGGTGCACGTATACAAAGGAAAACATAATAGAAGTTCATGAGTAAACGTATATGTGCATGCAAAGTTGGTATGCAAAGTCACACCTCTTAATTATTGTTTCTAGTAAATATTTGGTGCGTGTGTTTTTATCTTGGAGCAAAATTGTGCAAGACACCATAATATTGTAGAAAAATAAGGAAACAATTGGAGCCCATGAACTTGACAAGGCCAAGGGCATTAAAACAACTAGACCCTATCAGTAACAATTTGGAAGTACATAACAACAAAGTATAAAACTCGTCGCCAAAAAAATTTATGATGAACGCGACGTTTAATTACCCACGAATATGTTAGAGAAAATTTTAAAGAGCGACACCAAACTTGCATCAAATTGGCTGCTCAACACGGTAGCTCACTTTTCTGCTAGGTAGCATTACCAAAGATGGGATCTTTGTTGATGGGCACCGCACCGACTATAATATGATTTAGAGTGGGGCTATCAAAACCCAAAAGTAACGTCCCCAGATTAAAGTACTAAACGTCCACCGCCATCCTACTATTCTGTAGAGAGAGAACCCACCTGGAGTGCCATTCTGACACCTAGCCTAGTCCAATGGATTGTAGTTTTCATCTATGTGTAGAATGTTAAAAAGTTCATGTTCTAACATCTTAAATCTAAACAAATCCAGAAGTTTATTACTGACACGACGGTTTACTAGGGGTAGCTCATAGCACTAGAACCAATGTAACCTTAACTCACATGTTATATAAAACTAGAACAGATATATTATCATATCTATTTGAGCACCCAtaaagcaaattattatagaatcAAGAAATGCATTGCTTTGTAAATGAACAAGGAATAGTAAATGAAGCCATGAAGATTTTGTTGGTCTCGCTCTGATTATGTGTCAACAGAAGTTACTATTTTTAAATGTTTTTAGCCTTATTGGATTTGCTTAGCCTAAAATTAATGTCCAGTCCTAGAGATTAAGGTTATTATCCAAATGTTCTAGAGATTCTTTTGGACAAGATTCAGGTCGTGTGTAGGGAAATCCGAAATATCTTTGATTCGAATCCACGGAATTAATATATGTGTACCTATGTGCTCACTATTCTAGTGAAGACGAATATGATGGAGTGGGTTGTCATGGAACTTCAAGTCTAGGATGTTGTAGTTTTTCGCATAAAAAATCAACGCAAGCCCCATCTTAGTCTTCTTTATCTTGAGTTTTTGCAGCACAGCTGAGCAAGGTTTATGTTAATGATCGTGTTGTTTTTTTTCTTGAATGGATCTATGCCTTTGAGCCCAAACGACTTTTGTTTCGAACAGCTAGGAGGTTGGCCATGATCCTCTTCATCTGTATATTGAAGGGCAGATTCATATCATAGATGGTGGAAGGAACAAAAGTGGCATCAAACTTATCATTCTCCTTACTATATGGAAATAATTTAAGCATGAGTTTAGTGAAAATTAGATGTACTTGTATTTGAATCAAGAGGTAGAGTTCAACATATAGCCCCTCCGCTCCTGTTTATTACTTGCTCTAGCTTTTCCCAAAGGTAATCTTACCTACCTTTGACATATTTCTTAGAAAAATTACCAAAAATCTTGAACATCAAGTTTGTTTCATTGAATTCTTCATTGCATATGTCTTGATAGTGCATTTTTGTTGTCAAGATTTATTTAAAACTTTTTCAAAGTTAGACAAGCTTGATTTTAGACAAAAATAAAGTGAATTGTAATCCAGAACAAAGGGAGTGTGTGGCAGTGGCCAAGATAGTAGTAAGCATTCTAGTTTTGTATATTCTATGCGTGTGCATGCATTTTATACATACTGGGACTTCAATTAGTCACGGTCTAGCAGCATTTGTTCATTCGCTGCTTGATAGCTTCTCACATAACTACTGTATATACTTCAACCATGATGAGTATGATGCTACAACAAAGTCCGTTGATAAAGGCTTTGTGTAATATCCCGAATTTTTTTAATACAAAATTAATAAGTTGACCGAACCGACTAATGAGACGAGAAAATTTTGACTATTTGAACCGGGAGTCATATGGGCGATCGGACACCGTGGTTGTGCAGATCTCGTCGAAACGAATTCATTTGAGCACTAACATGTTTTGTTTGGAGGTTGGATGAATTTAGGAGGAACCGTTAAATTTAGACCATTGGATCTGATTTAGGGTTTGGTTTCCTGACCGGttaataagaagaagaaaaaaggccCCATTATGCCACCGGCTCTTCCTCAGCTGCTTTGTTCAGAGCCGCATCCTCCTGTTCCCGCCGCCGCCTCTCGCCTGAGCTCTTCCTTTGTTCGCACCGCTCCTGTCTCTCTGTCTCGTTCAAGCTGCCAACGTTTGAGGAGGTCCCCTTGCCAGGTCGTCTTCCCTTGCTGGAAGTAGCACGCATCTTGCATGCATCCTCGCTTCTGTACCTCAGTTCCTACTCTAGTTATTGTTTTCCCGTGAGTTGCTTTCATCTAATCTTGGTGCTCCTACGTGAAGCTGCTGGAAGTAGCAAGGCTAGCTACTGCTGGCGCATAGATCCTGGGAGGCCACTGTCGTGAAGGCAAAGGGAAATAGCAGAAAGAGAATTGGGGAAAGAAAGAGGAGGAAAGAAAAGGTTAGACTTATGGGGATCTATTTAGTTCTTTGCGAAATTAAGGTTTCTGTCGTGGCAGCTGTCTTAACAAGGACGTATAGAGGCAGCAGTTACGTACGTGTACAAGTCAATTTGTAGCAGGTAGATCAATTTGGAGTACGCTCTAATTATGCAGATTGAATCACTGAATTTCTGGGAATAATCTGTAAATTATCTCAACAGGTGAGTTAAACAAAAGTCACAGCTCTCATTTTTATCTTCCCAACGGTGCTGATTTCATTCAAATCCGATAAGTTATGCCCAAAATAGTGCTGCTTTCTAGCTAGACATATTCTCTGTGCATAAATCTTTTATCTATTTTCGAGGTATTTAGAGTCAGAATTGGTCCTGGATTTCTAAACCAAATTATAGGAAATTTTCTGTAGATATCCGAGATGTATTTATTTGCCGCATTTGGATAATAGAATTGAGATTTATGGTCAAAACAGCAAGGAACTCAAATTTTACCGGATCTTCTAAAAATATGAGAATTGACATATTAGGGTTCGACTGAGAGGTTTAATTGAGCTTTTATAAAATAGCTTCGTGATCGATGTGGATTAGTTCCTATAGTAGTTTGCTCCTCGGGTGTGGGAAGCGCCGTTGCCGAGGGTGGCACGCATGCCGGATTCTCGCCAAACTTAAGGCAAGTGCATGACGAACCTATGTATAGGCTTATGCCTCTTGTTTGAGTTTTCAATTGATTCAattgtttcatgtgctatatGATTCAAGTTCCGAGTGTTCTTTTAAATTCAATTCCTACTTCGGTGGATCCGGATGTGCAATTTGGTTTTTATATTCAAgttcaagtttcatgatttctttTACATTCAATTCTAGTGCTGGTTTATTATGCGGAGGTGCAATTTGGTTCTTGTGTTCAGGTTCCTATGAGTAAGTGCTGGCCCCACTTGCTTGGCTTTACCAGTAAATGCTAAGGATTCAAGTGTTGTCCGTTTTCAGACGAAAACTACTGTTCATGGATGTTCTGATTTTTCGTTGGCGAACAACATTGACTTTCTTCTTTCGGTTCTAATTGtacttgccgagtgtttttactcaCCCTTGTGTTTATTTGGTTTTTACGTACTAAATGACAGCAGCATGCATGGGAACCGGGGGTAGCACCTTCATGATACGAACACCTAATTTACATATGCTTTGCTTAACTAGAGGTTGCTTAATGATTGGTTTGGATGAGACCATGTTTGCAATTGGGATGGTTCCTTTCATACTATTGTTGGTGATTATATCGCCTTTGTAATGTGATTTACCTGTTTAGATGCCCAGAATACTAGGGAAACTCTGCCAAAATTTTTAATGATTTGCAGACATAATAAAATTTAGATGTTGTTTGGTAGCCTCCGGTGGTGTTCCTATCCGGGGCGTTACACTTTGATTCACATGAGCAAGTCATAACATTACATGCCCATCATGTTTATAAAGTGGAACAaatatgatgtggcgaaggctttGTCATGTGTAAAGGTGAAGTTGTCACGTATGTCATTCCTCATGTATCTACAGAACTCCTATAGAAAAGGACACTTTTTATAGCACGTAGTGGACACTATCTTGCCAGCACATACCATATAATCCAACAAAACTGATAACTAAGCGTCGAAGTTGACTAGGTGCCATATCATCTCTAGCTCATCCGTTTTTTGGCGAAATCCGAGATCTGAACAGATATACATGAGCTCTCACTTGTATAAATAGGCCCCAAATCAATAGCTAATCCACCACCCATATCACTGATAGCAATCAAAAACTTGCCAAGTGAAACGCACTAGCAACATCTTAGCAACAATGGCTGCCAAGATATTTGCCCTCCTTGCACTCCTTGCTCTTTCGGTCAGCGCTACAACTGCATTCATCATTCCGCAGTGCTCACCAGCTACTGCTGCGGGCTATGAACACCCAGTTCTGCGGGCCTATAGGCTACAACAGGTGCTCGCGGCGAGCATCTTACAACAACCAATTGCCCAATTGCAACAGCAATCCTCGGCTCACCTACTAGTACAGACCATCGTAGCGCAACTGCAACAGCAGCAGTTCCTGCCAGCGCTTAGTCAACTAGCTGTGGCAAACCCAGCTGCCTACTTGCAGCAGCAACAGCTGCTTCCTGCAAACCCACTGGCTGCGGCGAATGCCATTGAATACCTGCAACAACAACAGTTACAACAGTTCTGCCAGCGCTCAGGCAACTAGCCGTGGCGAACCCTGCCGCCTACTTGCTACGGCAACAGCTGCTTCCATTCAACCAACTAGCTATGGCGAACGCCGCTGCATACCTGCAACAATAGCAGCCGCTTCCAATTACCCAGTCGGCTGTTGCAACCGCCGCTGCCTACCACCAGCAACAACAGCTACTCCCAGTTAACCCATTGGCACTGGCTAACCCGTTGGCTGCCGCCTTCCTGCAGCAGCAACAATTGCTGCCATTCAACCAGATGTCTTTGATTAACCCTGCCTTCTTGTGGCAGCAACCCAACGTTGGAGGTGCCATCTTCTAGAATACAAATGAGTTGTACTTGATAACAATGTTCTTGTGTCGGCGTGTGCAACTTCCCAGAAATAATCAATACATTGATTGAGATTTATCTGAGTCTATTCCTTAATTTTTTTCTCTGTATAATCAATTGAAAAATATCAAATCATAACTACAGCCACGTGCTTGATTAATACGTAGAGAATACCACATTACATCATCAATATCAAGATGTGCCAGCCTGACCTCTTGAACGTTCTCATTTGGCTGTGTGCGTGGGTGTTTGTGAAATAGATGCGACTGTACGTGCGTGTAGTTGAGTACTTGCATCTATGGTATGTTGTTTTAAGAAAGTCATGGGCACATATGCTTTGACCATTGTCTTTCAAGTCAGGTGCACTTATACAAAGGAAAACATAATAGAAGTTCATGAGTAAACGTATATGTGCATGCAAAGTTGGTATGCAAAGTCACACCTCTTAATTATTTTTTCTAGTAAATATTTGGTGTGTGTGTTTTTATCTTGGAGCAAAATTGTGCAAGACACCATAATATTGTAGAAAAATAAGGAAACAATTGGAGCCCATGAACTTGACAAGGCCAAGGGCATTAAATCAATTAGACCCTATCAGTAACAATTTGGAAGTACATAACAACAAAGTATAAAACTCGTCGCCAAAAAAATTTATGATGAACGCGAAGTTTAATTACCCACGAATATGTTAGAGAAAATTTTAAAGAGCGACACCAAACTTGCATCAAATTGGCTGCTCAACAGTAGCTCACTTTTCTGCTAGGTAGCATTACCAAAGATGGGATCTTTGTTGATGGGCACCGCACCGACTATAATATGATTTAGAGTGGGGCTATCAAAACCCAAAAGTAACGTCCCCAGATTAAAGTACTAAACGTCCACCGCCATCCTACTGTTCTGTAGAGAGAGAACCCACCTGGAGTGCCATTCTGACACCTAGCCTAGTCCAATGGATTGTAGTTTTCATCTATATGTGTAGAATAGAATGTGAAAAAGTTCATGTTCTAAAATCTTAAATCTAAACAAATCCAGAAGTTTATTACTGACACGACGGTTTACTAGGGGTAGCTCATAGCTCTAGAACCAATGTAACCTTAACTCACATGTTATATAAAACTAGAACAGATACATTATCATATCTATTTGAGCACCCAtaaagcaaattattatagaatcATGAAATACATTCCTTTGTAAATGAACAAGGAATAATAAATGAAGCCATGAAGATTTTGTTGGTCTCGCTCTGATTATGTGTCAACAGAAGTTTTTAGTTTTTAAATGTTTTTAGCCATATTGGATTTGCTTAGCCTAAAATTAATGTCCAGTCCTAGAGATTAAGGTTATTATCCGAATGTTCCAGAGATTCTTTTGGACAAGATTCAGGTCGTGTGTAGGGAAATCCGAAATATCTTTGATTCGAATCCACGGAATTAATATATGTGTACCTATGTGCTCACTATTCTAGTGAAAATGAATATGATGGGGTGTGTTGTCATGGAACTTCAAGTCTGGATGTTGTAGTTTTTCGCCTAAAAAATCAACGCAAGCCCCATTTTAGTCTTCTTTATCTTGAGTTTTTGCAGCACAGCTGAGCAAGGTTTATGTTAATGATCATGTTGTTTTTTTCTTGAATGGATCTATGCCTTTGAGCCCAAACGACTTTTGTTTCGAACAGCTAGGAGGTTGGCCATGATCCTCGTCATCTGTATATTGAAGGGCAGATTCATATCATAGATGGTGGAAGGAACAAAAGTGGCATCAAACTTATCATTCTCCTTACTATATGGAAATAATTTAAGCATGAGTTTAGTGAAAATTAGATGTACTTCTATTTGAATCAAGAGGTAGAGTTCAACATATAGCCCCTCCGCTCCAGTTTATTACTTGCTCTAGCTTTTCCCTAAGGTAATCTTACCTAACTTTGACATATTTCTTAGAAAAATTACGAAGAATCTTGAAGCATCAAGTTTGTTTCAATTGAATTCTTCATTGCGTATGTCTTGATAGTGCATTTTTGTTGTCAAGATTTATTTAAAACTTTTTCAAAGTTAGACAAGCTTGATTTTAGACAAAAATAAAGTGAATTGTAATCCCGAACAAAGGGAGTGTGTGGCAGTGGGCAAGATAGTAGTAAGCATTCCAGTTTTGTATATTCTATGCGTGTGCATGCATTTTATACATACTGGGACTTCAATTAGTCACGGTCTAGCAGCATTTGTTCATTCGCTGCTTGATAGCTTCTCACATAACTACTGTATATACTTCAACCATGATGAGTACGATGCTACAACAAAGTCCATTGATAAAGGCTTTGTGTAATATCCCGAATTTTTTTAATACAAAATTAATAAGTTGACCGAACGGACTAATGAGACAAGCAAATTTTGACTATTTGGACCGGGAGTCATATGGGCGATCGGACACCGTGGTTGTGCAGATCTCGTCGAAACGAATTCATTTGAGTACTAACATGTTTCGTTTGGAGGTTGGATGAATTTAGGAGGAACCGTTAAATTTAGACCATTGGATCTGATTTAGGGTTTGCTTTCCTGACCGGttaatgagaagaagaaaaaggccCCATTATGCCACCGGCTCTTCCTCACGCTGCTTTGTTCAGAGCCGCATCCTCCTGTTCCCGCCGCCGCCTCTCGCCTGAGCTCTTCCTTTGTTCGCACCGCTCCTGTCTCTCTGTCTCGTTCAAGCAGCCAACGTTTGAGGAGGTCCCCTTGCCAGGTCGTCTTCCCTTGCTGGAAGTAGCACGCATCTTGCATGCATCCTCGCTTCTGTACCTCAGTTCCTACTCTAGTTATTGTTTTCCCGTGAGTTGCTTTCATCTAATCTTGGTGCTCCTACGTGAAGCTGCTGGAAGTAGCAAGGCTAGCTACTGCTGGCGCATAGATCCTGGGAGGCCACTGTCATGAAGGCAAAGGGAAATAGCAGAAAGAGAATTGGGGCAAGAAAGAGGAGGAAAGAAAAGGTTAGACTTATGGGGATCTATTTAGTTCTTTGCGAAATTAAGGTTTCTGTTGTGGCAGCTGTCTTAACAAGGACGTAGAGGCAGCAGTTACGTACGTGTACAAGTCAATTTGTAGCTGGTAGATCAATTTGGAGTACGCTCTAATTATGCAGATTGAATCAGCTGAATTTCTGGGAATAATCTGTAAATTATCTCAACAGGTGAGTTAAACAAAAGTCACAGCTCTCATTTTTATCTTCCCAACGGTGCTGATTTCATTCAAATCCGATAAGTTATG
Encoded here:
- the LOC136531402 gene encoding kafirin PSK8-like codes for the protein LPALRQLAVANPAAYLLRQLLLPFNQLAVANAAAYLQQQQPLPITQSAVATAAAYHQQQQLLPVNPLALANPLAAAFLQQQQLLPFNQMSLINPALSWQQPNVGGAIF